The following nucleotide sequence is from Aquarana catesbeiana isolate 2022-GZ linkage group LG08, ASM4218655v1, whole genome shotgun sequence.
TTTTACACCAAagcattcacacaggtgagcgtccctattcatgttcagagtgcggaaaatctttcatAATAAAAGGACGCCTCGTTttacaccaaagaattcacacaggtgagcgtccctattcatgttcagagtgcggaaaatctttcatAACAAAAGATCGCCTCGTTttacaccaaagaattcacacgggtgagcgtcctttttcttgttcagagtgtgggaaatgtttcatgcATAAAGGAAACCTTCTAGAACACtggagaagtcacacaggtgagcgcccCTTTTCATGCCTAGAGTGTGGCAAATGTTTTAATACTAATTCCAAGCTGCATagtcaccagagaagtcacacaggtgagcgtccttattcatgttcagagtgcgggaaatctttcaaatataaaggagaccttgttaaacaccagagaattcacacaggggagaatccttattcatgttcagagtgcgggaaatctttcaatgataaaggagaccttgttaaacaccagagaattcacacaggtgagcatcttttttcttgttcagagtgcgggaaatctttcaatacTAAAGGAggccttgttaaacaccagagaattcacacaggtgagcgtccttattcatgttcagtgtgcgggaaatgtttcagtcaGAATGGAGACCTTATAaaccatcagagaattcacacaggtgaacgtccctatccatgttcagagtgcgggaaatctttcattagTAAAGGACACCTTGTtacacaccagagaactcacacaggtgagcgtccttatccatgttcagagtgcgggaaatctttcattagTAAAGGACACCTTGTtacacaccagagaactcacacaggttaTCATCcttattcctgttcagagtgcgggaaatctttcattagTAAAGGACACCTTGTtacacaccagagaactcacacaggttatcatccttattcatgttctgagtgcggaaaatgtttcatTTATAATGGAGAACTTGTAaatcatcagagaattcacacgggtgagcgtccttattcctgttcagagtgcgggaaatctttctttAGTAAAGGAaaccttgttagacaccagagaactcacacaggtgagcgcccttatccatgttcagagtgcggaaaatgtttcatTTATAATAGAGACCTTGTAagtcatcagagaattcacacgggtgagcgtccttattcctgttcagagtgcgggaaatgtttcagcaAGAAAGGAGAACTTCTtgtacaccagagaactcacacaggtgaacttccctattcatgttcagccTGCGGGAAATGTTTTAATTATATTAGACACCTGGTCattcatcagagaattcacacaggtgaacgtccttatccatgttcagagtgtgggaaacgtTTTAATTATAATAGAGAGCTCCTCaatcatcagagaattcacacaggtgaacgtccttatccatgttcagagtgcgggaaacgttttaaTTATAATAGAGAGCTCCTCAATCataagagaattcacacaggtgagcgtccttattcatgttcagagtgcgggaaatctttcatttaTAAAGGAggccttgttaaacaccagagaactcacacaggtgagcgtccatatttatgttcagagtgcgggaaatgtttcattcataAAGGAGGCCTTCTAaatcatcagagaattcacacaggtgaacgtccctattcatgttcagagtgcgggaaatgtttcattagtAAAAACGACCTTGTTAATCACcaaagaagtcacacaggtgagcgtcccttttcttgttcagagtgcgggaaatctttcagtcAAAAAAGACACTTTCGTGTTCACtggagaagtcacacaggtgagaaTACCTTttcatgtccagagtgcgggaaatcttttgtttATAAAGGAGATCTTgtgaaacaccagagaattcacacaggtgagcgtccttattcatgttcagagtgcgggaaatgtttcattcggAATGGAGACCTTCTAtatcatcagagaattcacacgggtgaacgtctgcattcatgttcagagtgcgggaaatgtttcagtaGTAAAAACTACCTTGTTGATCACCaaagaattcacactggtgagcgtcctttttcttgttcagagtgcgggaaatctttccgtCAGAAAGCACAGCTTCATGTTCACtggagaagtcacacaggtgagaaTACCTTttcatgtccagagtgcgggaaatcttttgtttATAAAGGAcaccttgttagacaccagagaactcacactggtgaacgtccttattcatgttcagagtgcgggaaatcttttgtttATAAAGAAGtccttgttagacacca
It contains:
- the LOC141104757 gene encoding uncharacterized protein, with the translated sequence MTTSVKMETGQNHMTERILNLTLEIIYLLTGEDYKVVRKISGDPLTPSSRVHRTSPITVPPPHCLTTEVTSAKKILEVTKKITELLTGEVPIRCQDVTVYFSMEEWEYLEGHKDLYKDVMMENQQLLNYVNMNKNNLHNGILLLTLEIICLLTGEDCTVVMKSIRQRERQGPISMHPPPLLALQKNNEQHILEVTNKIIDLLTGEVPIRCQDVTVYFSMEEWEYVEGHKDLYKDIMMDNQPPLTLPGGHNVRNTSEEHLIVSPDYKAEDNNIVQYSPGGNPVTPNIYPRPSQLGRSMDPSNPEESSDGSHTKTIGSHSTDTSIDPSIPKESSLSHEGVPTEESSLSCSVCGKLFAKKRLLLRHKKIHTGERPYSCSECGKSFILKERLVLHQSIHTGERPYSCSECGKSFIIKGRLVLHQRIHTGERPYSCSECGKSFITKDRLVLHQRIHTGERPFSCSECGKCFMHKGNLLEHWRSHTGERPFSCLECGKCFNTNSKLHSHQRSHTGERPYSCSECGKSFKYKGDLVKHQRIHTGENPYSCSECGKSFNDKGDLVKHQRIHTGEHLFSCSECGKSFNTKGGLVKHQRIHTGERPYSCSVCGKCFSQNGDLINHQRIHTGERPYPCSECGKSFISKGHLVTHQRTHTGERPYPCSECGKSFISKGHLVTHQRTHTGYHPYSCSECGKSFISKGHLVTHQRTHTGYHPYSCSECGKCFIYNGELVNHQRIHTGERPYSCSECGKSFFSKGNLVRHQRTHTGERPYPCSECGKCFIYNRDLVSHQRIHTGERPYSCSECGKCFSKKGELLVHQRTHTGELPYSCSACGKCFNYIRHLVIHQRIHTGERPYPCSECGKRFNYNRELLNHQRIHTGERPYPCSECGKRFNYNRELLNHKRIHTGERPYSCSECGKSFIYKGGLVKHQRTHTGERPYLCSECGKCFIHKGGLLNHQRIHTGERPYSCSECGKCFISKNDLVNHQRSHTGERPFSCSECGKSFSQKRHFRVHWRSHTGENTFSCPECGKSFVYKGDLVKHQRIHTGERPYSCSECGKCFIRNGDLLYHQRIHTGERLHSCSECGKCFSSKNYLVDHQRIHTGERPFSCSECGKSFRQKAQLHVHWRSHTGENTFSCPECGKSFVYKGHLVRHQRTHTGERPYSCSECGKSFVYKEVLVRHQRIHTR